One segment of Streptosporangiales bacterium DNA contains the following:
- a CDS encoding tetratricopeptide repeat protein, whose amino-acid sequence MTDRPDCRILGPLEVLVEGCPIRLGGQRPQVLLATLVLDGGHPVSTERLAEAVWGAELPTSLRAQLSIHVSTLRKAFGTAVIDTVPGGYRLRRDAVRVDAYEAESLVEQARAAAAAGRTGEAVDLLAAAQRRWRGPVLAGLDSSLVAAAATRFEELWLTIVEERARLELDRGGHVPLIGELTAAVGAHPYRERLRGQLMVALARSGRAADALEVYREGRRVLVDELGVEPGPELRQLEQRILLGDEDMDVGERDSHVLAGAPAGQDPPSRPVPTELPNALVTFTGRTAEVAALSASLPAADGRPIVVSGPGGVGKSALAIAVAQRVADQFPEGQLYANLHGTTPHTTPPSGHDVLAQFLRSLGVPAADVPVDAETAVARFRELTADRRLLVVLDDAADATQVRRLLPAGNSSTALVTSRRRLDALDTAEHHQLDVLAAAEAEELLARIAGPHRLDAEAGAAADLVRLCGRLPLAVAIAGARLAARPSLSVQALVERLAVERRRLGELRVDDHDVRASFAVSYADLDRPEVARMFRLLGVLDGSTVSVEVAAALADVPVALAEDLLGELVAAQLATRTGERYGLHDLLRLFARELAEVEDGRRGCAAALRRAMHCYVATAHTAAMVVAPCYRWRLELVPVELVHPGVALSSVPEVNAWIEAERENLLLAAEQAAVGDEPAVAVSLAVALDMPLENRGRWREQLVVSEIVRRAAERTQDPHHLGLAHNDVGWALSALDRVADAIPPFEHALEMWRAVGHLTGEALTLHGHGVACRALGRHDDALASLQRAETLAEQLGDRGRQAMCQSAIGLTYQRLGQYDDAIAAHEKSVAMAREASSWRTELIALGNMAEAFRLAGELRTAVRTFREVLERGRSADYAGTYWEAEHLWGLGMALHDLGIGGRECWLAAADILADLGLIGAEERVVIGREPIPATPDVIASQL is encoded by the coding sequence GCTGCCCGATTCGGCTCGGTGGGCAGCGACCGCAGGTGCTCCTCGCCACGCTCGTGCTCGACGGGGGCCACCCGGTGTCGACCGAGCGGTTGGCGGAGGCGGTGTGGGGCGCAGAGCTGCCGACGTCGCTGCGCGCACAACTGTCCATCCACGTCTCGACGTTGCGCAAGGCGTTCGGTACCGCCGTCATCGACACCGTGCCGGGCGGCTACCGGCTGCGCAGGGACGCGGTGCGGGTCGACGCGTACGAGGCGGAGAGCCTCGTGGAGCAGGCACGTGCGGCGGCTGCCGCAGGACGTACCGGCGAGGCCGTCGACCTGCTCGCCGCCGCACAGCGGCGGTGGCGCGGCCCGGTGCTTGCCGGGCTGGACAGTTCGTTGGTCGCGGCTGCCGCGACGCGGTTCGAGGAGCTGTGGCTGACCATCGTGGAGGAGCGCGCACGGCTCGAGCTGGACCGCGGCGGGCACGTGCCGTTGATCGGGGAGCTGACCGCCGCGGTCGGTGCCCATCCGTACCGCGAGCGGTTGCGCGGTCAGCTGATGGTGGCGCTGGCGAGGTCGGGACGCGCCGCGGACGCGCTCGAGGTCTACCGCGAGGGGCGCCGGGTGCTGGTCGACGAGCTCGGCGTGGAGCCGGGGCCCGAGCTGCGGCAGCTGGAACAGCGGATCCTGCTCGGCGACGAGGACATGGACGTCGGGGAGCGCGACTCGCATGTCCTGGCCGGCGCTCCCGCCGGCCAGGACCCGCCCAGCCGGCCGGTGCCCACCGAGTTGCCGAACGCGCTCGTCACCTTCACCGGGCGGACGGCGGAGGTGGCCGCGCTGAGCGCGTCGTTGCCCGCCGCGGACGGTCGGCCGATCGTCGTCAGCGGGCCGGGCGGGGTCGGCAAGTCCGCGCTCGCGATCGCCGTCGCGCAGCGCGTCGCCGACCAGTTCCCCGAGGGCCAGCTCTACGCCAACCTGCACGGCACCACGCCGCACACCACGCCGCCCAGCGGCCATGACGTGCTCGCCCAGTTCCTCCGGTCGCTCGGGGTGCCGGCCGCGGATGTGCCCGTCGACGCGGAGACGGCGGTGGCCAGGTTCAGGGAGCTGACCGCCGACCGGCGACTGCTCGTTGTGCTCGACGACGCCGCGGACGCCACGCAGGTGCGCAGGTTGCTGCCCGCAGGCAATTCGAGCACCGCGCTTGTGACGAGCAGGCGCAGGCTCGACGCCCTCGACACCGCGGAGCACCACCAGCTGGACGTGCTGGCCGCGGCCGAGGCCGAGGAGCTGCTCGCGCGGATCGCCGGGCCGCACCGGTTGGACGCGGAGGCCGGCGCCGCCGCCGACCTGGTGCGGCTGTGCGGGCGGCTGCCGCTCGCCGTCGCCATCGCGGGCGCGCGGCTCGCCGCGCGGCCCTCGCTGTCGGTGCAGGCGCTCGTCGAACGGCTGGCGGTGGAACGCCGGCGGCTGGGCGAGCTGCGCGTCGACGACCACGACGTACGGGCGAGCTTCGCGGTGAGCTACGCGGACCTCGACCGCCCCGAGGTGGCACGGATGTTCCGGCTGCTCGGCGTGCTCGACGGCTCGACGGTCAGCGTCGAGGTGGCCGCGGCGCTCGCGGACGTCCCCGTCGCCCTGGCCGAGGACCTGCTGGGCGAGCTGGTCGCCGCGCAGCTGGCCACCCGCACCGGGGAGCGCTACGGGCTGCACGACCTGCTCCGGCTGTTCGCCAGGGAGCTCGCCGAGGTCGAGGACGGTCGGCGCGGGTGCGCCGCCGCCCTGCGCCGGGCGATGCACTGCTACGTCGCCACTGCGCACACCGCGGCGATGGTCGTCGCGCCGTGCTACCGCTGGCGCCTCGAGCTCGTGCCGGTCGAGCTGGTGCATCCCGGCGTCGCCCTGTCGTCGGTGCCAGAGGTCAACGCGTGGATCGAGGCGGAGCGGGAGAACCTGCTGCTCGCGGCCGAGCAGGCGGCGGTCGGCGACGAGCCGGCCGTCGCGGTGAGCCTGGCGGTCGCGCTTGACATGCCGCTGGAGAACCGCGGCAGGTGGCGGGAGCAGCTGGTGGTGTCTGAGATCGTCCGGCGCGCGGCTGAGCGCACGCAGGACCCGCACCACCTCGGCCTCGCACACAACGACGTCGGGTGGGCGCTGTCGGCGCTCGACCGGGTCGCCGACGCCATCCCGCCCTTCGAGCATGCGCTGGAGATGTGGCGTGCGGTGGGGCACCTCACCGGTGAGGCCCTCACCCTGCACGGCCACGGCGTGGCCTGCCGGGCGCTCGGCCGCCACGACGACGCGCTGGCGAGCCTGCAGCGCGCAGAGACGCTGGCGGAGCAGCTCGGCGACCGCGGCCGCCAGGCGATGTGCCAGAGCGCGATCGGCCTGACGTACCAGCGCCTCGGGCAGTACGACGACGCCATCGCGGCACACGAGAAGAGCGTGGCGATGGCGCGCGAGGCGAGCAGCTGGCGGACCGAGCTGATCGCGCTCGGCAACATGGCCGAGGCGTTCCGGCTCGCCGGCGAGCTACGTACGGCCGTGCGTACCTTCAGGGAGGTGCTCGAACGGGGACGGTCGGCTGACTACGCGGGCACCTACTGGGAGGCCGAGCACCTGTGGGGGCTCGGCATGGCGCTGCACGACCTGGGCATCGGTGGCCGGGAGTGCTGGCTCGCCGCCGCCGACATCCTCGCCGACCTCGGGCTGATCGGCGCGGAGGAACGTGTCGTGATCGGCCGCGAGCCGATCCCCGCGACGCCTGACGTCATCGCGAGCCAGCTATGA